A single region of the Streptomyces virginiae genome encodes:
- a CDS encoding cysteine hydrolase, giving the protein MPDLDPATTALLTVECQNGVVGEESALPELAKEARDSGMLERVAALVDAARGAGVQVLHAVAERRPDGLGANTNARLFRAAERLPVRQLTGSRAVEVAAPIVVAEQDLVVRRLHGLSPMAGTDLDALLRNLGIRTLVVTGVSSNIAVPNTVFDAVNLGYQVVVPADAIAGVPASCTAEVIRNSLALVASVTTTEELLIRWAPAT; this is encoded by the coding sequence ATGCCCGATCTCGATCCGGCCACCACCGCGCTGCTCACCGTCGAGTGCCAGAACGGGGTCGTGGGCGAGGAGAGCGCGCTGCCCGAGCTCGCCAAGGAGGCCCGGGACTCGGGGATGCTGGAGCGGGTGGCCGCGCTGGTCGACGCCGCGCGCGGGGCGGGCGTACAGGTGCTGCACGCGGTCGCCGAACGGCGGCCCGACGGGCTCGGCGCGAACACCAACGCCCGGCTGTTCCGGGCCGCGGAGCGGCTGCCCGTGCGTCAGCTGACCGGGAGCCGGGCCGTGGAGGTCGCCGCGCCCATCGTGGTGGCCGAGCAGGACCTGGTGGTGCGCCGGCTGCACGGGCTCTCCCCGATGGCCGGGACCGACCTCGACGCCCTGCTGCGCAACCTCGGCATTCGCACCCTCGTCGTCACCGGGGTCTCCTCCAACATCGCCGTCCCGAACACCGTCTTCGACGCCGTGAACCTCGGCTACCAGGTGGTGGTGCCGGCCGACGCCATCGCCGGGGTGCCCGCCTCCTGCACCGCCGAGGTGATCCGCAACTCCCTCGCGCTGGTGGCGTCCGTCACCACGACCGAGGAACTGCTCATACGGTGGGCTCCCGCGACCTGA
- a CDS encoding pyridoxamine 5'-phosphate oxidase family protein, whose product MMSDAEVDAFLREQKTCRVATVSPDGRPHVGALWFAWDGSSLWLYSITRSRRWSDLSKDPRISVVVDSGESYDELRGVELSGSAVFVGEAPRTGEPCPELAEAERIFPVKNFGIEEMPHDGRHAWIRLTPESVVSWDFRKL is encoded by the coding sequence ATGATGAGCGACGCGGAGGTGGACGCCTTCCTGCGCGAGCAGAAGACCTGCCGGGTCGCGACGGTCTCCCCCGACGGGCGCCCGCACGTGGGCGCCCTGTGGTTCGCGTGGGACGGCAGCTCGCTGTGGCTGTACTCGATCACGCGCAGCCGCCGCTGGTCCGACCTGAGCAAGGATCCGCGGATCTCGGTGGTGGTCGATTCCGGCGAGTCGTACGACGAACTGCGCGGGGTGGAACTGTCCGGCAGCGCCGTCTTCGTGGGCGAGGCCCCGCGGACCGGCGAGCCCTGCCCCGAGCTCGCGGAGGCGGAGCGGATCTTCCCGGTCAAGAACTTCGGCATCGAGGAGATGCCGCACGACGGGCGGCACGCCTGGATCCGCCTCACGCCGGAGTCGGTGGTCTCCTGGGACTTCCGCAAGCTGTAG